The stretch of DNA ATGCGTGAGTTCGCCGATCAGAAGTGGGGCACCCCGCAACCGATTATCGTGCGCAACCCCGGAGTGGGATTGGGCGTGGCTTTGCTACAGGGTTTTGGCACCTACAGTTTCCAGGTTGCGGATCCGCAGCAATTTGTGACCCAGATCGTCGGTGCACAGGGCTTTTACCGCACCAGCGATATCGAGAACCGCCTGCGGATGATGCTGCTGGCAAAATTGACCGACCTGCTGGGTGAGACCACTGCCAAGAGCAATGTGCTAGAGCTGATCGGGTTGACCAATGAGCTATCAGCCGGTGTGCGCGCCAAGGCACAGGATGATTTCCGAGCGATTGGTTTGGATTTGAAATCCTTCTACATCGGCAACTTGAAACCCTCTGAAAAATCTGCAGAGGAACTGCGGGCGATGGGCATGCTCGACATGCAGACCTATACCCAGCTGCAGGCTGCGGATGCGATGCGTGACGCGGCGCAGAACCCTGCTGGCGGCGCAGGCTTGACCGCTGGCATCGGTGCCGGGATCGGAATCGGGAACGTGTTGACAGACGCCCTCAGCGGCGCCAGCCGACCGGCTGCTGCAACACCTGCTGCAGGCGGCGCAGGCGTGATGCCTGATGTCATGACTCCCGCTGAAGCAGCCGAGTTTCTGAAGGTCTCGGCTGAGGACGTGGTGGCAGCCATCGAAGCCGGTGACTTGCAGGCGCGCAAAATCGGCACGGCATACCGCATCAGCAAGGAAGCCCTGCAGGAATTCCTTAAGGGATAGTCGGAGAATAAATTTATAAATAAAGGGATACCCCGCCCGGGCGGGGTATCTGGATTTAAATGGAAAATGGGGGATAGGGAATGGCGAATGGGGA from Brevefilum fermentans encodes:
- a CDS encoding SPFH domain-containing protein — translated: MARIFDVVEYPKEMMDEIVHRFPETGVADLRIGSQVIVRESQSVVFMRDGRALDVFGPGRHTITTANIPGLVGLIGKAFGDRTPFTAEVFYISMREFADQKWGTPQPIIVRNPGVGLGVALLQGFGTYSFQVADPQQFVTQIVGAQGFYRTSDIENRLRMMLLAKLTDLLGETTAKSNVLELIGLTNELSAGVRAKAQDDFRAIGLDLKSFYIGNLKPSEKSAEELRAMGMLDMQTYTQLQAADAMRDAAQNPAGGAGLTAGIGAGIGIGNVLTDALSGASRPAAATPAAGGAGVMPDVMTPAEAAEFLKVSAEDVVAAIEAGDLQARKIGTAYRISKEALQEFLKG